In Myxocyprinus asiaticus isolate MX2 ecotype Aquarium Trade chromosome 3, UBuf_Myxa_2, whole genome shotgun sequence, the following proteins share a genomic window:
- the LOC127421900 gene encoding V-type proton ATPase catalytic subunit A-like, with amino-acid sequence MMDVSKLPKIRDEDREGQFGFVHGVSGPVVTASSMAGAAMYELVRVGHSELVGEIIRLEGDMATIQVYEETSGVSVGDPVLRTGKPLSVELGPGIMGSIFDGIQRPLKDINDLTQSIYIPRGVNIGALNRDLKWEFSPSHNLRVGSHITGGDIYGMVFENSLIKHKIMLPPRSRGTVTYLAPSGNYDVSDVVLELEFEGIKEKFTMLQVWPVRQVRPVTEKLPANHPLLTGQRVLDALFPCVQGGTTAIPGAFGCGKTVISQSLSKYSNSDVIIYVGCGERGNEMSEVLRDFPELTMEVDGKVESIMKRTALVANTSNMPVAAREASIYTGITLSEYFRDMGYNVSMMADSTSRWAEALREISGRLAEMPADSGYPAYLGARLASFYERAGRVKCLGNPEREGSVSIVGAVSPPGGDFSDPVTSATLGIVQVFWGLDKKLAQRKHFPSVNWLISYSKYTRALDEYYDKHFPEFVPLRTKAKEILQEEEDLAEIVQLVGKASLAETDKITLEVAKLIKDDFLQQNGYTPYDRFCPFYKTVGILSNMIAFYDMARHAVETTAQSDNKITWAQIREHMGEILYKISSMKFKDPVKEGEAKIKADYAQLLEDMQNSFRSLED; translated from the exons ATGATGGACGTTTCCAAGCTACCTAAGATTCGAGATGAGGACCGCGAGGGTCAGTTTGGATTTGTGCATGGAGTTTCAGGCCCag TGGTGACAGCCTCTAGCATGGCAGGTGCGGCCATGTATGAACTGGTACGTGTGGGCCACAGTGAGCTGGTGGGAGAGATTATCAGATTGGAGGGTGATATGGCAACCATCCAGGTGTACGAGGAGACTT CCGGAGTGTCTGTTGGAGATCCTGTCCTCCGCACAGGAAAGCCCCTCTCTGTGGAACTAGGGCCCGGAATCATGGGCTCCATCTTTGATGGTATTCAGCGTCCCCTCAAAGACATCAATGACCTCACCCAAAGCATCTATATCCCCAGAGGAGTTAACATTGGAGCTCTTAATAGGGACCTCAAATGGGAGTTTTCTCCCTCTCATAATCTGAGG GTCGGCAGTCACATTACAGGAGGTGATATCTATGGAATGGTGTTTGAGAACTCTCTCATCAAGCACAAGATCATGCTGCCCCCCCGCAGCAGGGGCACAGTCACCTACCTCGCTCCATCTGGAAATTATGACGTCTCT GATGTGGTGCTGGAACTGGAGTTTGAAGGAATAAAGGAGAAGTTCACCATGCTGCAGGTGTGGCCTGTGCGACAGGTGAGGCCTGTAACTGAGAAGCTACCAGCCAACCACCCCTTACTGACTGGACAGAGAGTACTGGACGCCCTCTTTCC TTGTGTTCAAGGAGGGACCACAGCCATCCCTGGAGCTTTTGGTTGTGGTAAGACTGTgatctctcagtctctctccaAGTACTccaacagtgatgtcatcatttacgTGGGTTGTGGAGAACGTGGAAATGAGATGTCTGAAGTATTAAGAGATTTTCCAGAG CTTACCATGGAAGTGGATGGGAAGGTGGAGAGCATTATGAAGAGAACAGCACTGGTGGCCAACACTTCTAACATGCCTGTGGCTGCCAGAGAAGCCTCCATCTACACCG GTATTACTTTGTCTGAGTACTTCAGAGACATGGGCTATAACGTCAGTATGATGGCTGACTCCACCTCTCGTTGGGCTGAGGCTCTTAGGGAGATCTCTGGTCGATTGGCTGAGATGCCTGCTG ATAGTGGATATCCTGCATACCTTGGAGCCCGTCTGGCATCATTCTATGAGAGAGCAGGTCGTGTGAAATGCCTGGGCAACCCAGAGAGAGAGGGCAGCGTCAGCATTGTGGGAGC TGTGTCTCCCCCTGGTGGTGACTTCTCAGATCCTGTGACTTCTGCTACTCTTGGCATTGTGCAG GTGTTCTGGGGTCTGGATAAGAAGCTTGCCCAGAGGAAACACTTCCCCTCCGTTAATTGGCTTATCAGTTACAGTAAATATACGCGAGCACTGGACGAGTACTACGATAAACACTTCCCAGAGTTTGTGCCACTCCGTACGAAAGCCAAAGAGATTCTGCAGGAAGAAGAGGACCTGGCTGAGATTGTGCAACTTGTTGGAAAG GCATCTCTGGCTGAAACAGATAAAATCACTCTGGAGGTGGCGAAACTCATTAAAGATGACTTCCTGCAGCAGAATGGTTACACCCCATATGACCG ATTCTGTCCGTTCTATAAAACAGTGGGGATCCTGTCCAACATGATAGCTTTTTACGACATGGCTCGGCATGCCGTTGAAACCACGGCACAAAGTGATAACAAGATCACCTGGGCACAGATCCGTGAACACATGGGAGAAATACTGTATAAAATCAGCTCCATGAAGTTTAAG GATCCAGTCAAAGAGGGTGAGGCAAAGATCAAAGCTGACTACGCTCAACTGCTGGAAGACATGCAGAATTCCTTCCGCTCCCTTGAGGACTAA